One window of Streptococcus suis genomic DNA carries:
- the dnaK gene encoding molecular chaperone DnaK, which yields MSKIIGIDLGTTNSAVAVLEGTESKIIANPEGNRTTPSVVSFKNGEIIVGDAAKRQAVTNPDTIISIKSKMGTSEKVSANGKEYTPQEISAMILQYLKGYAEEYLGEKVTKAVITVPAYFNDAQRQATKDAGKIAGLEVERIVNEPTAAALAYGLDKTDKDEKILVFDLGGGTFDVSILELGDGVFDVLATAGDNKLGGDDFDQKIIDHMVAEFKKENGIDLSADKMALQRLKDAAEKAKKDLSGVTSTQISLPFITAGAAGPLHLEMTLTRAKFDELTYDLVERTKVPVRQALSDAGLSLSEIDEVILVGGSTRIPAVVEAVKAETGKEPNKSVNPDEVVAMGAAIQGGVITGDVKDVVLLDVTPLSLGIETMGGVFTKLIDRNTTIPTSKSQVFSTAADNQPAVDIHVLQGERPMAADNKTLGRFQLTDIPAAPRGIPQIEVTFDIDKNGIVSVKAKDLGTQKEQTIVIQSNSGLTDEEIDRMMKDAEANAEADKKRKEEVDLRNDVDQAIFATEKTLKETEGKGFDAERDQAQAALDELKAAQEANNLDDMKAKLENLNEKAQALAVKLYEQAAAAQQAAAGQEGAQTANNAGDDVVDGEFTEK from the coding sequence ATGTCTAAAATTATCGGTATTGACTTAGGTACAACAAACTCAGCAGTTGCAGTTCTTGAAGGAACTGAATCAAAAATCATCGCAAACCCAGAAGGAAATCGCACAACTCCGTCTGTTGTGTCTTTCAAAAATGGTGAAATCATCGTTGGTGATGCGGCAAAACGCCAAGCGGTAACTAACCCAGATACCATCATCTCTATCAAATCAAAAATGGGAACTTCTGAAAAAGTTTCAGCAAACGGTAAAGAATACACACCACAAGAAATCTCAGCAATGATTCTTCAATACTTGAAAGGCTATGCTGAAGAGTACCTTGGTGAAAAAGTAACCAAAGCAGTTATCACTGTTCCTGCTTACTTCAACGATGCACAGCGTCAAGCAACCAAAGACGCTGGTAAAATCGCTGGTCTTGAAGTAGAACGTATCGTCAACGAACCAACCGCAGCAGCCCTTGCTTACGGTTTGGACAAGACTGACAAAGACGAGAAAATCTTGGTATTCGACCTTGGTGGAGGTACTTTCGACGTATCTATCCTTGAGCTCGGTGATGGTGTCTTCGACGTACTTGCAACAGCAGGTGATAACAAGCTCGGTGGTGACGACTTTGACCAAAAGATTATCGACCACATGGTAGCAGAATTCAAGAAAGAAAACGGTATCGACTTGTCAGCTGACAAGATGGCCCTTCAACGTTTGAAAGATGCGGCTGAAAAAGCGAAGAAAGATTTGTCAGGTGTAACATCAACTCAAATCAGCTTGCCGTTCATCACTGCAGGTGCAGCAGGTCCGCTTCACTTGGAAATGACATTGACTCGTGCGAAATTCGACGAATTGACTTACGACCTTGTAGAACGTACAAAAGTTCCTGTTCGTCAAGCTCTTTCAGATGCAGGTCTCAGCTTGTCAGAAATCGACGAAGTTATCCTTGTCGGTGGTTCAACTCGTATCCCAGCCGTTGTAGAAGCTGTAAAAGCTGAAACAGGTAAAGAGCCAAACAAATCTGTAAACCCTGATGAAGTTGTTGCTATGGGTGCGGCAATCCAAGGTGGTGTCATTACTGGTGATGTCAAAGATGTTGTCCTCCTTGATGTAACACCATTATCACTTGGTATCGAAACAATGGGTGGCGTATTTACAAAACTCATCGACCGCAACACAACTATCCCAACTTCTAAATCACAAGTCTTCTCAACTGCGGCAGACAACCAGCCAGCTGTTGACATCCACGTGCTTCAAGGTGAGCGTCCAATGGCAGCAGACAACAAGACTCTTGGTCGCTTCCAGTTGACAGACATTCCAGCAGCACCTCGTGGTATTCCACAAATCGAAGTAACATTTGACATCGACAAGAACGGTATCGTTTCTGTAAAAGCCAAAGACCTTGGTACACAAAAAGAACAAACTATCGTTATCCAGTCTAACTCAGGTTTGACAGACGAAGAAATCGACCGCATGATGAAAGATGCAGAAGCAAATGCGGAAGCAGATAAGAAACGTAAGGAAGAAGTGGATCTTCGTAACGATGTTGACCAAGCAATCTTTGCGACTGAGAAAACGCTGAAAGAAACTGAAGGCAAAGGCTTTGACGCAGAACGCGACCAAGCCCAAGCAGCTCTTGATGAGTTGAAAGCAGCCCAAGAAGCGAACAACTTGGACGACATGAAGGCTAAACTTGAAAACCTCAACGAAAAAGCTCAAGCCCTTGCAGTGAAACTCTACGAGCAAGCTGCAGCAGCACAACAAGCAGCTGCAGGCCAAGAAGGTGCCCAAACAGCTAACAATGCAGGCGATGATGTTGTAGACGGCGAGTTTACTGAAAAGTAG
- the dnaJ gene encoding molecular chaperone DnaJ has translation MNNTEYYDRLGVSKDASQDEIKKAYRKLSKKYHPDINKDAGAEDKYKEVQEAYETLSDPQKRASYDQFGAAGANGGFGGGGFGGFDGAGFGGFEDIFSSFFGGGTAQRNPNAPRQGDDLQYRVNLKFEEAIFGAEKEVSYNREATCRTCTGSGAKPGTSPVTCGRCHGSGVINVDTQTPLGTMRRQMTCDVCHGRGKQIKDPCTTCRGTGHEKQAHTVTVKVPAGVETGQRIRLAGQGEAGFNGGSYGDLYVVVQVEASDKFEREGTTILYKLDLNFVQAALGDTVHVPTVHGDVDMVIPEGTQTGKTFRLKGKGAPSIRGGAMGDQYVTVNVVTPTGLNDRQKAALKDFAAAGNINVHPQKKGFFDKVKDAFEDL, from the coding sequence ATGAACAATACAGAATACTATGATCGTCTCGGCGTCTCTAAGGACGCCTCACAGGACGAAATTAAAAAAGCTTATCGTAAGCTATCAAAAAAATATCACCCAGACATTAACAAGGATGCTGGTGCGGAAGATAAATATAAGGAAGTTCAAGAGGCCTACGAGACCTTGAGCGATCCTCAAAAACGTGCCTCTTATGACCAATTTGGTGCGGCTGGAGCCAATGGTGGCTTCGGCGGTGGCGGATTTGGTGGCTTTGACGGTGCTGGTTTCGGCGGTTTCGAGGATATCTTCTCTAGTTTCTTCGGCGGTGGAACTGCTCAACGTAATCCTAATGCACCTCGTCAGGGAGATGATTTGCAGTACCGTGTCAATTTGAAATTTGAAGAGGCTATTTTCGGTGCTGAAAAAGAAGTTTCCTACAACCGTGAGGCAACTTGTCGTACCTGTACTGGTTCGGGTGCCAAACCTGGGACCAGTCCTGTAACTTGTGGACGCTGTCATGGCTCTGGTGTTATCAATGTTGATACACAGACACCACTTGGAACCATGCGCCGTCAGATGACCTGTGATGTCTGTCACGGTCGTGGCAAGCAGATTAAGGATCCGTGTACGACCTGTCGTGGAACTGGTCATGAGAAACAGGCTCACACTGTTACGGTCAAGGTTCCTGCAGGTGTCGAAACTGGTCAGCGTATCCGTCTGGCTGGTCAAGGTGAAGCTGGATTTAACGGAGGCTCTTACGGAGATCTCTATGTAGTCGTTCAAGTCGAGGCATCGGATAAATTTGAGCGTGAAGGTACGACCATTCTTTACAAATTGGACCTCAACTTTGTTCAAGCTGCACTAGGTGACACCGTCCATGTGCCAACGGTTCATGGTGATGTGGATATGGTTATTCCGGAAGGGACCCAGACAGGCAAGACCTTCCGTCTTAAAGGCAAGGGTGCGCCAAGTATCCGCGGGGGTGCCATGGGTGACCAGTATGTCACTGTCAATGTAGTGACACCAACAGGGCTCAATGACCGCCAGAAAGCAGCTTTAAAAGATTTTGCGGCAGCAGGCAATATCAATGTTCATCCGCAGAAAAAAGGCTTTTTCGACAAGGTCAAGGATGCTTTTGAAGATTTATAA
- the grpE gene encoding nucleotide exchange factor GrpE, producing the protein MSEEIKNEEIVEEVATTEEVVETPEKSELDLANERAEEFENKYLRAHAEMQNIQRRANEERQTIQRYRSQDLAKKILPSLDNLERALQVEGLTEDVKKGLEMVQESLIQALKEEGVEEVATDVFDPNLHMAIQTVPATDDCPAEHIAQVFQKGYKLHERLLRPAMVVVSE; encoded by the coding sequence TTGTCAGAAGAAATCAAAAATGAAGAAATTGTTGAGGAAGTAGCAACAACAGAAGAAGTTGTCGAAACTCCTGAAAAATCAGAATTGGACTTAGCAAATGAGCGTGCAGAGGAATTTGAAAACAAGTACCTCCGTGCCCATGCTGAAATGCAAAATATCCAACGCCGTGCCAACGAGGAACGCCAGACCATTCAGCGTTACCGTTCGCAAGACTTGGCCAAGAAAATCTTGCCGAGCTTGGATAACTTGGAACGTGCCCTTCAAGTCGAAGGATTGACAGAAGATGTCAAAAAAGGCTTGGAAATGGTACAGGAAAGCTTGATTCAAGCCCTCAAAGAAGAAGGGGTGGAAGAAGTCGCAACAGATGTCTTTGACCCAAATCTTCACATGGCCATTCAAACCGTTCCAGCCACAGACGACTGCCCAGCAGAACACATCGCACAAGTCTTCCAAAAAGGCTACAAGTTGCATGAACGTCTGTTGAGACCGGCTATGGTAGTGGTGTCAGAATAA
- a CDS encoding GNAT family N-acetyltransferase, translated as MIELREISDENFHDCLHLDSGLSNEDYVDSVEFSLAEAWSLRPFSHPKAIYNEGELIGYVSLYCKDSNGEIINFLIDKYHQGKGFGRKAAEVCIDYLSIEHSLAQISLPVHKEHLEARNFWKKLGFQESNNIEDDYIFMRRTT; from the coding sequence ATGATAGAGCTACGCGAAATCAGCGATGAAAATTTTCACGATTGCTTACATCTAGATTCTGGCTTATCTAACGAAGATTATGTCGATTCAGTTGAGTTTTCATTGGCAGAAGCTTGGAGCCTTCGACCATTCTCACATCCGAAAGCTATTTATAATGAAGGTGAATTGATAGGCTACGTTTCGCTTTACTGCAAAGACAGCAATGGTGAAATCATCAATTTCTTAATTGATAAGTATCATCAAGGAAAAGGATTTGGCAGAAAAGCAGCTGAAGTCTGCATAGACTATCTGAGCATAGAGCACAGCCTAGCTCAAATTTCTCTACCAGTTCATAAAGAACATTTGGAAGCTAGAAATTTCTGGAAGAAATTAGGCTTTCAAGAATCAAACAACATTGAAGATGACTATATCTTCATGCGTCGAACAACCTGA
- the hrcA gene encoding heat-inducible transcriptional repressor HrcA gives MITQRQNDILNLIVELFTRHHEPVGSKALQEMIASSSATIRNDMAKLEQLGLLEKAHTSSGRMPSRAGFQYFVNHSLNLEHINEEDVYQVVKAFDFEAFKLEDILERTSQVLADLTGYTSVILDVEPTSQQLTSFDIVQLSSHDALAVLTLDQSKPVTVQFAIPKNFLARDLEVLKRLVDERFVGQTVLSIHYKLRTEVPQVVQRYFATTDNVLDLMDYIFSNLFQESVFISGKVASLTYGNLATYQLLDSPQLLAPELRQGLDSNQQTSISVAEHREPALADVTVIHHCFPIPYRGMAQMSLLGPVDMDYRRQMSLINIISRVLFMKLTDYYRYLSSNHYEVN, from the coding sequence ATGATTACCCAACGTCAAAATGATATTTTGAATCTGATTGTTGAATTGTTTACGCGCCATCATGAGCCAGTTGGTTCTAAGGCCTTGCAGGAAATGATTGCTTCAAGTTCGGCTACCATTCGTAATGATATGGCTAAGCTAGAGCAGTTGGGCTTGCTAGAAAAGGCCCACACGTCAAGCGGTCGGATGCCCAGTCGGGCTGGTTTTCAATACTTTGTCAACCACTCGCTCAATCTGGAACACATCAATGAAGAAGATGTTTATCAGGTGGTCAAGGCCTTCGACTTTGAAGCTTTCAAGCTGGAAGACATCTTGGAGCGGACAAGTCAGGTCCTAGCGGATTTGACAGGCTACACCTCGGTCATTTTAGATGTGGAGCCGACCAGTCAGCAGCTGACTTCCTTTGACATCGTGCAGCTCAGTAGCCACGATGCTCTGGCAGTCTTGACTCTGGACCAGTCCAAACCTGTCACCGTTCAGTTTGCTATTCCTAAAAACTTTTTGGCCAGGGACTTGGAGGTGCTCAAACGCTTAGTTGATGAGCGCTTCGTAGGACAGACAGTCTTGTCCATTCACTACAAGCTACGGACGGAGGTTCCCCAAGTGGTGCAGCGTTACTTTGCCACGACGGACAATGTCTTGGATCTCATGGATTACATCTTTTCCAATCTCTTCCAAGAATCAGTCTTTATCAGTGGAAAGGTCGCATCGCTGACCTATGGCAACCTCGCCACCTACCAACTCTTGGATAGCCCTCAATTATTGGCCCCAGAGTTGCGACAGGGCTTGGATTCCAACCAGCAAACTAGTATTTCCGTGGCGGAACATAGAGAACCTGCTCTTGCAGATGTGACGGTCATTCATCATTGCTTTCCAATCCCCTATCGGGGCATGGCCCAGATGAGTTTGCTCGGTCCTGTTGACATGGACTATCGTAGGCAGATGAGTTTGATCAATATCATCAGCCGCGTCCTATTTATGAAATTAACCGATTACTACCGATACTTAAGTAGCAATCACTATGAAGTCAATTAG